One window from the genome of Pseudomonas fluorescens encodes:
- a CDS encoding RHS repeat-associated core domain-containing protein, whose protein sequence is MSDALWAARLGDALNHTSMMADILGGVLEVAANIAITAVATAAVVAATGITVATGGLGCFLLGAVVGAVVGLAMSKTGADKGLSDLCEGIGNALFPPTVQANILTGSTNTLTNNIPAARAAGAIESHVAPAGTELEAPEAEPSYLDMAENFFSQMWRPTVAVPAPGAVPKPLDMITCMKHPPMPPQFLAEGSDKVTINGQPAVRSGDRSTCDATVVSAGLISPDVTIGGGSVVVREIRSGKTPGVGLAVTALLMLKGGKGKFLSNLPCMLIGGAASMAVSSAMGAAANAAMGSSNPVHAATGAKVLGDVEEMDFVLPGILPIDWQRFYNSRDERRDGLFGAGWSVPYEVRVEILPHPDGGETLVYSDEQGRRIDMGSIPLGGAVFSAGEGLSVRRHANGELLIESADGLYRLFEPTPANAALLRLNQLGDRNDNRIHLEYDDNGRLAQLRDTFDLTRIALAYDERWPQRVSRIDRLYADQRREVLMHYGYDGQGDLAQVRQSNDQVKRRYAYDAGRRMVEHQLPTGLRCFYEWALVENLEWRVVRHWTDAGDAYTFDYDLAAGTTRITDGLQRISTRRWDTRYQITENTDALGRTWTFQWNDESQLLGATDPNGGQHQFSYDEAGNLCETRDPLGRSESTLWLEHWALPLAETDAAGNTWQYRYDARGNRIRETDPLGHVTRYRHDAHGQVVEVIDATGKSKRMRWTALGQLSEHTDCSGYTTRLSYCERGLLLSSTDALGERTLFSYDDQGRLLSKQLPDGRTEHYQRDASGQLISYSDPAGHTTTFQHTLSGQLRVRTDAHGRRVELSYDNYGRLLALTNENGERYRFAWDAADRLTAQHSLDGSLKRYAYDPLDNVTRVEALAVPGSTDLDLAPQAPIIHELERDAMGRLVAKVTADGRTEYRYDALDQVNAITFTSQTGEVQSLGLHYDALGQLITEQGWAGNLEHRYDELGNLNQTLLPDGRWLNRLHYGSGHLHQINLDGQVISDFERDRLHREVLRTQGRQSTRSEYDRSGRLRARQRRQQGQSTLLQPVAQSLFGYDASDQRVERFDSQPEASHRQLLHYDATGRILASQDNLQGQRESFAYDPAANLLDGLGTGQVAHNRLLTYQDKRYRYDGFGRMVEKRSARRGVQRFRYDDEQRLVEVRNDNGSVVKMTYDPLGRRIEKAEYDRNATLLSRTRFTWDALQLLQEHRDSQTSLYIYADDSHDPLARVDGLGDQQKVRYYHNDFNGLPEQLSEADGHTLWRARYQVWGNTAEELREPYYIEEQNLRFQGQYLDRETGLHYNTLRFYDPDIGRFTTPDPIGLAGGLNLYQYAPNPVSWIDPFGLMKCSTPPKGRKVNRTVYRFEEPGRISTTWTAHKWNVASRHRYTAPGLGGVYGANSRKTAMGEVNHWGVDLSTRVLVSKKVQLNNVLDLTRADVRKQLGVSLKSITGDKYTQTHQIGAWAKANGYDGILAPSARNPTGSNLISFAGF, encoded by the coding sequence ATGTCTGACGCACTCTGGGCCGCTCGGCTAGGCGACGCGCTGAACCACACCTCGATGATGGCCGATATCCTCGGCGGCGTCCTGGAAGTGGCCGCGAACATTGCGATCACCGCGGTGGCGACGGCTGCCGTGGTCGCGGCCACGGGCATTACCGTTGCCACTGGCGGCTTGGGTTGCTTCCTGCTCGGCGCGGTGGTGGGCGCCGTGGTCGGCCTCGCCATGAGCAAGACCGGGGCCGACAAGGGGCTAAGCGACTTATGCGAGGGCATCGGCAACGCCCTCTTCCCGCCCACGGTGCAGGCCAACATCCTCACCGGCTCCACCAACACCTTGACCAACAACATCCCTGCCGCCCGCGCCGCCGGGGCGATCGAGTCCCATGTCGCGCCGGCCGGCACCGAACTTGAAGCACCCGAAGCCGAACCCAGCTACCTGGACATGGCCGAGAATTTCTTCTCGCAGATGTGGCGTCCCACCGTCGCCGTACCCGCCCCCGGTGCCGTGCCCAAGCCGCTGGACATGATCACCTGCATGAAACACCCGCCGATGCCGCCGCAGTTCCTGGCCGAAGGCTCGGACAAAGTCACCATCAACGGTCAGCCCGCCGTGCGCAGCGGCGACCGCAGCACCTGCGATGCGACCGTGGTATCAGCCGGGCTGATTTCACCTGACGTGACCATCGGTGGCGGTTCGGTGGTGGTGCGCGAGATCCGCAGCGGCAAGACCCCGGGCGTCGGGCTGGCGGTCACGGCGCTGCTGATGCTCAAGGGCGGCAAGGGTAAATTCCTCAGTAACCTGCCCTGCATGTTGATCGGCGGTGCGGCGTCGATGGCGGTCAGTAGCGCGATGGGCGCCGCGGCCAACGCCGCGATGGGCTCGTCGAACCCCGTACACGCCGCCACCGGGGCCAAAGTGTTGGGCGATGTCGAGGAGATGGACTTCGTCCTGCCCGGCATCTTGCCGATCGACTGGCAACGCTTCTACAACAGCCGCGACGAACGCCGCGACGGATTGTTTGGTGCCGGTTGGAGCGTGCCCTACGAGGTGCGCGTCGAAATCCTGCCCCATCCAGACGGCGGCGAAACCCTGGTCTATAGCGACGAACAGGGCCGCCGCATCGACATGGGCTCGATCCCCCTGGGCGGTGCCGTGTTCAGTGCCGGTGAAGGCCTCAGCGTGCGCCGGCATGCCAACGGCGAGTTGCTGATAGAGAGCGCGGACGGGCTGTACCGCTTGTTCGAACCCACGCCAGCCAATGCAGCGTTGCTGCGCCTGAACCAACTGGGTGACCGCAACGACAACCGTATCCACCTGGAATACGACGATAACGGACGCCTGGCGCAACTGCGTGACACCTTCGACCTGACCCGCATCGCACTGGCGTATGACGAGCGCTGGCCACAACGGGTCAGCCGGATCGACCGCCTCTATGCCGATCAACGCCGGGAAGTGCTGATGCACTATGGCTACGACGGCCAGGGCGATCTGGCGCAGGTCCGTCAGTCCAACGACCAGGTAAAACGTCGCTACGCCTACGACGCCGGGCGGCGAATGGTGGAACACCAACTGCCTACCGGGCTTCGCTGTTTCTATGAATGGGCGTTGGTTGAAAACCTGGAATGGCGCGTGGTTCGCCACTGGACCGACGCGGGCGACGCCTACACCTTCGACTACGACCTGGCCGCCGGGACCACGCGCATCACCGACGGTTTGCAGCGCATCAGCACCCGTCGCTGGGATACCCGATATCAGATTACCGAAAACACCGACGCGCTGGGTCGCACCTGGACCTTCCAGTGGAACGACGAAAGCCAGTTGCTGGGGGCGACCGATCCCAACGGCGGACAACATCAGTTCAGCTATGACGAAGCGGGCAACCTCTGCGAAACCCGCGACCCGCTGGGGCGCAGCGAGTCAACCCTGTGGCTCGAACACTGGGCCCTGCCCCTGGCTGAAACCGATGCCGCGGGAAATACCTGGCAGTACCGCTATGACGCGCGGGGCAACCGTATTCGCGAAACCGACCCGCTGGGCCACGTCACCCGCTATCGCCACGACGCCCACGGCCAAGTGGTGGAGGTCATCGACGCCACCGGCAAAAGCAAGCGCATGCGCTGGACGGCGCTTGGGCAACTCAGCGAACACACCGACTGTTCCGGTTACACCACACGGTTGAGCTATTGCGAGCGAGGGCTGTTGCTCAGCAGCACCGACGCACTGGGAGAGCGGACGCTTTTCAGCTACGACGACCAGGGTCGACTGCTGAGCAAGCAACTGCCGGACGGGCGCACCGAGCACTATCAGCGTGACGCAAGCGGACAGTTGATCAGCTATAGCGATCCGGCCGGGCATACGACAACTTTCCAACACACCCTAAGCGGTCAACTGCGGGTGCGCACCGACGCCCACGGTCGCCGGGTGGAGCTGAGCTACGACAACTACGGGCGCCTGCTGGCCCTGACCAACGAAAACGGTGAGCGCTACCGGTTTGCCTGGGACGCCGCCGACCGCTTGACCGCCCAACACAGCCTGGACGGCAGCCTCAAGCGCTACGCCTACGACCCGCTGGACAACGTCACCCGCGTGGAAGCGCTCGCGGTGCCTGGCAGCACCGACCTGGACCTCGCCCCCCAAGCCCCCATCATTCATGAGCTGGAGCGCGATGCGATGGGGCGACTGGTGGCGAAAGTCACCGCAGACGGGCGCACCGAGTACCGCTATGACGCGCTCGACCAGGTCAACGCGATCACCTTCACCAGCCAGACCGGTGAAGTACAAAGCCTGGGCTTGCATTACGACGCCCTGGGGCAATTGATTACCGAGCAAGGCTGGGCGGGGAACCTCGAGCATCGCTATGACGAACTGGGCAACCTGAACCAGACGCTGCTTCCCGACGGTCGTTGGCTGAACCGCCTGCACTACGGCAGCGGTCACCTGCACCAGATCAACCTCGACGGCCAGGTCATCAGCGATTTCGAGCGCGACCGCCTGCACCGCGAAGTGCTGCGCACCCAAGGGCGCCAGAGTACGCGCAGCGAATACGACCGCAGTGGCCGCCTGCGGGCCCGCCAGCGGCGGCAACAGGGTCAATCCACGCTGCTGCAGCCTGTGGCGCAATCGCTGTTTGGCTATGACGCCAGCGATCAACGGGTGGAGCGCTTCGACAGCCAGCCCGAAGCGTCCCATCGCCAGTTACTGCACTATGACGCCACCGGCCGCATTCTTGCCAGCCAGGACAACCTTCAAGGCCAGCGTGAAAGCTTCGCCTATGACCCGGCCGCCAACCTGCTGGACGGCCTGGGCACAGGCCAGGTCGCGCATAACCGCTTGTTGACCTACCAGGACAAGCGCTACCGCTATGACGGTTTCGGTCGCATGGTGGAAAAACGCAGCGCCCGACGTGGCGTCCAGCGTTTTCGCTACGATGATGAACAACGCCTGGTGGAAGTGCGCAACGATAACGGCTCGGTCGTAAAAATGACCTATGACCCGTTGGGTCGACGCATCGAAAAAGCCGAATACGACCGCAACGCCACGCTGCTCAGCCGCACCCGTTTCACCTGGGATGCGCTGCAACTTTTGCAGGAACACCGCGACAGCCAGACCAGCCTCTACATCTACGCCGACGACAGCCACGACCCCCTGGCGAGGGTCGACGGCCTGGGCGATCAGCAGAAGGTCCGCTACTACCACAACGACTTCAACGGCCTGCCCGAACAGCTCTCGGAAGCCGACGGCCACACACTCTGGCGAGCCCGTTACCAAGTGTGGGGCAACACCGCCGAAGAGCTGCGCGAACCGTACTACATCGAAGAGCAGAACCTGCGCTTCCAGGGCCAATACCTGGACCGCGAAACCGGGTTGCACTACAACACCCTGCGTTTCTACGACCCGGACATCGGCCGCTTCACCACACCGGACCCGATCGGCCTAGCCGGTGGGCTGAACCTCTACCAGTATGCGCCGAACCCGGTGAGTTGGATCGACCCCTTCGGGCTGATGAAATGCTCGACGCCGCCCAAGGGTCGCAAGGTCAACCGAACGGTGTATCGCTTTGAAGAGCCGGGGCGGATCAGCACGACTTGGACGGCGCACAAGTGGAACGTCGCCTCCAGGCACCGTTACACCGCCCCCGGCCTGGGCGGTGTCTATGGCGCCAACTCACGCAAGACAGCCATGGGCGAAGTCAATCACTGGGGCGTGGACCTGTCCACACGGGTGCTGGTCAGCAAGAAAGTGCAGCTCAACAACGTCCTGGACCTGACCCGGGCCGATGTGCGCAAACAATTGGGGGTCTCCCTCAAGAGCATTACCGGCGACAAATACACCCAGACCCATCAAATCGGCGCCTGGGCCAAGGCTAATGGTTATGATGGGATCCTGGCGCCGTCGGCGCGAAACCCGACCGGCAGCAACTTGATTTCGTTTGCAGGTTTTTAA
- a CDS encoding DcrB-related protein has product MTYRLNEFQFQLPPSELLDATINILKFPELGTSLIVSRSLLAEGETLQSNLDDQLKRLEKQVQDLRCQPGATVRVGANQEVEAIELRSQFNKGNEKVFQFQLALVLPGTRKMLALSYVKAEKLGDAEAAHWATIKGSLLFDALA; this is encoded by the coding sequence ATGACTTACCGCCTCAATGAATTCCAGTTCCAGCTGCCGCCCAGCGAATTGCTGGACGCGACAATCAACATCCTCAAGTTCCCCGAACTGGGCACGTCCTTGATCGTCAGCCGCAGCTTGCTGGCCGAGGGCGAGACCCTGCAAAGCAACCTCGACGACCAGCTCAAGCGCCTGGAAAAACAGGTCCAGGACCTGCGCTGCCAACCGGGCGCCACCGTGCGCGTAGGCGCCAACCAGGAAGTCGAAGCCATCGAACTGCGCAGCCAGTTCAACAAAGGCAATGAAAAGGTCTTCCAGTTCCAACTGGCCCTGGTGCTGCCCGGCACGCGCAAAATGCTTGCCCTCAGCTACGTGAAAGCCGAGAAACTGGGCGATGCCGAAGCGGCGCATTGGGCAACGATCAAGGGTTCGCTGCTGTTCGACGCTCTGGCTTGA
- a CDS encoding RHS repeat-associated core domain-containing protein — translation MSDALWAARLGDALNHTSMMADILGGVLEVAANIAITALATAAVVAATGITVVTGGLGCFVLGLVVGTIVGLAMSKTGADKGLSNLCEGIGNALFPPTVQANILTGSKDTFTNNIPSARAAGAVVSHVAPAGTELEMPEPEEEPSYLDMAGSFFSQMWRPTVASPAPGTETRPEDLVICTKHPPMPPQFMAEGSEKVTINGQPAVRSGDRSTCDATVVSAGLISPDVTIGGGSVVVREIRSGKTPGVGLAVTALLMLKGGKGKFFSKLPCMLVGGAVSMAASSAANAAANAAMGSSNPVHAATGAKVLGADEDLDFVLPGILPIDWQRIYNSRDERRDSLFGAGWSVAYEVQVEIQPHPEGGETLVYTDEQGRPIDMGSIPLGGAVFSAGEGLAVRRHVNGQLLIESEDGLYRLFEPSPANPSHLRLNQLGDRNDNRIHLDYDDAGRLVRLRDTFDLVHVELIRAGERVTHIERLYPDQTREVLVSYAYDAANTLAEVRDASGQVQRRFRYDAGQRMVEHQLPTGLHCFYEWALIDDQEWRVVRHWTDEGDAYQFDYDLEAGTTRISDSLQRVSTRQWNSQHQITHYTDNLGQTWLFEWNDERQLLSATDPQGGQYSFSYDEAGNLLSETDPLGRSESTLWLEHWALPLVDTNPAGHSWKYRYDQRGNCTAEIDPLGHVTRYRHDAHGQVVEIIDATGKSKKLRWNPFGQLVEHVDCSGYPTRFSYDARGYLQTITDALGERTQFSYDAQGRLLGSQLPDGRTERYQRDTAGQLTGYTDPAGHTTLYQHNRRGQVRQRTDAQGRQVQFVYDSFGRLQALTNENGESYRFAWDAGDRLAEQQDLDGSAKRYDYDRLDNVAAVTAIPAPYGTGLAIIPETPPATIVHRLERDAAGRLIAKVTDDGRTEYSYDPLDQLTAVTFTDLQGNAQTLSFAYDALGQLLAENSAAGSLQHRYDELGNRIQSQLPDGRWVNRLYYGSGHLHQINLDGQVISDFERDRLHREVLRTQGQISTRSEYDRSGRLRTRQRRHSSQPSLLPAAVQQHFEYDPANNLIGKLDQQPTTQQRQLLHYDATGRIIASQDSLHGQRETFTYDAAANLLDGPAPGAGLVVHNKLLTYQDKRYRYDAFGRMIEKRSAKLGVQHFTYDAESRLIEVRNDDGSVVNMAYDPLGRRIEKTEHDNHGYPLGETRFTWDGLRLLQEHRHQQTSLYLYEDDGYEPLARVDGSGPLQKIRYYHNDLNGLPEQLTEADGHNVWQATYRVWGNTLEEVREPYYIEEQNLRFQGQYLDRETGLHFNTFRFYDPDVGRFTTPDPIGLAGGINFYAYAPNPAGYADPLGLSCTSAKGFARKNTITQRWTGKLTGKKPADVDGYLTSRGWTKTYPQAGRPDAIQHVQYVRSTKSGATYKLDYHPGGSPTQPNIHGNDYWKVYKVNKSGEDVVFGRIGHGDFKNYDLIKDSPVYVNGTLMNGGI, via the coding sequence ATGTCTGACGCGCTCTGGGCCGCCCGCCTGGGCGATGCACTCAACCACACCTCGATGATGGCCGACATCCTGGGCGGTGTATTGGAGGTGGCGGCCAACATTGCGATCACCGCCCTGGCGACCGCCGCCGTGGTCGCGGCCACGGGCATCACCGTGGTCACCGGCGGCCTGGGCTGCTTCGTCCTGGGCCTGGTGGTGGGCACCATCGTCGGCCTGGCCATGAGCAAGACCGGGGCCGACAAAGGCCTGAGCAATTTATGCGAGGGCATCGGCAACGCCCTCTTTCCGCCCACGGTGCAGGCCAACATCCTCACCGGCTCCAAGGACACCTTCACCAACAACATCCCCTCGGCCCGGGCCGCCGGCGCGGTGGTTTCCCATGTGGCGCCGGCCGGCACCGAACTGGAAATGCCCGAGCCGGAAGAAGAACCCAGTTACCTGGACATGGCCGGGAGTTTCTTCTCGCAAATGTGGCGCCCCACTGTCGCCTCGCCCGCCCCCGGTACGGAGACCCGCCCGGAAGACCTGGTGATCTGCACCAAGCACCCACCCATGCCTCCGCAGTTCATGGCCGAAGGTTCGGAGAAGGTCACCATCAACGGCCAGCCCGCCGTGCGCAGCGGCGACCGCAGCACCTGCGATGCGACGGTGGTGTCGGCCGGGCTGATTTCCCCTGACGTGACCATTGGCGGCGGCTCGGTGGTGGTGCGCGAGATTCGCAGCGGCAAGACCCCGGGCGTGGGCCTGGCGGTCACCGCACTGCTGATGCTCAAGGGCGGCAAGGGCAAGTTCTTCAGCAAACTGCCGTGCATGCTGGTGGGCGGCGCGGTGTCCATGGCCGCCAGCAGCGCAGCGAACGCGGCCGCCAACGCGGCCATGGGTTCGTCGAACCCGGTGCATGCCGCCACCGGGGCCAAGGTGCTGGGCGCTGACGAGGACCTGGATTTCGTCTTGCCCGGCATCCTGCCGATTGACTGGCAGCGCATCTACAACAGCCGCGACGAACGCCGCGACAGTTTGTTCGGCGCCGGCTGGAGCGTCGCCTACGAAGTGCAGGTGGAAATCCAGCCCCACCCCGAGGGCGGCGAAACCCTGGTCTACACCGACGAACAGGGCCGGCCCATCGACATGGGCTCCATCCCGCTGGGCGGCGCGGTGTTCAGCGCCGGCGAAGGCCTGGCCGTGCGCCGCCACGTGAACGGGCAATTGCTGATCGAAAGCGAAGACGGCCTGTACCGTTTGTTCGAACCTTCACCCGCCAACCCCTCACACCTGCGCCTGAACCAACTGGGCGACCGCAACGACAACCGCATCCACCTCGACTACGACGACGCCGGACGCCTGGTGCGGCTGCGCGACACCTTCGACTTGGTGCACGTCGAGCTGATCCGCGCAGGCGAACGCGTCACCCACATCGAGCGCCTCTACCCCGACCAAACGCGGGAGGTGCTGGTCAGCTACGCCTACGACGCGGCCAACACCCTCGCCGAAGTGCGCGACGCCAGCGGCCAGGTACAACGGCGCTTCCGCTACGACGCCGGGCAACGGATGGTCGAGCACCAGTTGCCCACCGGCCTGCACTGCTTCTACGAATGGGCCCTGATCGACGACCAGGAATGGCGCGTGGTCCGGCACTGGACCGACGAAGGCGACGCCTACCAGTTCGACTATGACCTTGAGGCCGGCACCACCCGCATCAGCGACAGCCTGCAACGCGTCAGCACCCGGCAGTGGAACAGCCAGCACCAGATCACCCACTACACCGACAACCTCGGCCAGACCTGGCTGTTCGAATGGAACGACGAACGCCAGTTGCTCAGCGCCACCGATCCACAAGGCGGCCAGTACTCATTCAGCTACGACGAAGCCGGCAACCTGCTCAGCGAAACCGACCCGTTGGGCCGCAGCGAATCCACCCTCTGGCTCGAACACTGGGCCTTGCCACTGGTGGACACCAACCCCGCCGGCCACAGCTGGAAATACCGCTACGATCAACGCGGCAACTGCACCGCGGAAATCGACCCGCTGGGCCACGTCACCCGCTACCGCCACGACGCCCACGGCCAGGTCGTGGAAATCATCGACGCCACCGGCAAAAGCAAAAAACTGCGCTGGAACCCGTTCGGCCAATTGGTGGAACACGTCGATTGCTCGGGTTACCCGACACGCTTCAGCTACGACGCCCGCGGTTATTTGCAGACCATCACCGACGCCCTCGGCGAGCGCACCCAATTCAGCTACGACGCCCAGGGGCGTTTGCTCGGCAGCCAGTTGCCGGACGGCCGCACCGAACGTTACCAACGCGACACCGCCGGCCAGCTCACCGGCTACACCGACCCGGCCGGGCACACCACGCTCTACCAACACAACCGCCGCGGCCAGGTCCGCCAACGCACCGACGCCCAGGGCCGGCAGGTGCAGTTTGTCTACGACAGCTTCGGCCGGCTGCAAGCGCTGACCAACGAGAATGGCGAAAGCTACCGGTTTGCCTGGGATGCAGGGGATCGGTTGGCCGAACAACAGGACCTGGACGGCAGCGCCAAACGCTACGACTACGACCGCCTCGACAACGTCGCGGCGGTGACGGCGATTCCCGCGCCTTACGGCACGGGCCTGGCGATTATTCCCGAAACACCGCCGGCGACCATCGTCCATCGCCTGGAACGCGACGCCGCGGGCCGACTGATCGCCAAAGTCACCGACGATGGCCGCACTGAATACAGTTACGACCCGCTGGACCAACTCACCGCCGTCACCTTCACCGACCTGCAGGGCAACGCCCAGACCCTGAGCTTCGCCTACGACGCCCTCGGCCAGTTGCTCGCCGAAAACAGCGCCGCCGGCAGCCTGCAACACCGCTATGACGAACTCGGCAACCGGATCCAGAGTCAACTGCCCGACGGCCGTTGGGTCAACCGCCTGTACTACGGCAGCGGCCACCTGCACCAGATCAACCTCGACGGCCAGGTCATCAGCGACTTCGAACGCGACCGCCTGCACCGCGAAGTGCTGCGCACCCAAGGCCAGATCAGCACCCGCAGCGAATACGACCGCAGCGGCCGCCTGCGCACGCGTCAACGCCGCCACAGCAGCCAACCCTCGCTGCTGCCGGCGGCGGTGCAACAACACTTCGAGTACGACCCCGCCAACAACCTGATCGGCAAACTCGACCAGCAACCCACCACGCAACAGCGCCAGCTACTGCACTACGACGCCACAGGCCGCATCATCGCCAGCCAGGACAGCCTGCACGGCCAACGCGAGACCTTCACCTACGACGCCGCCGCCAACCTGCTGGACGGCCCGGCCCCCGGCGCCGGGCTGGTGGTGCACAACAAACTGCTGACCTACCAGGACAAGCGCTACCGCTACGACGCCTTCGGCCGGATGATCGAAAAACGCAGCGCCAAACTCGGCGTGCAACACTTCACCTATGACGCCGAAAGCCGCTTGATCGAGGTGCGCAACGACGACGGCAGCGTGGTCAACATGGCCTACGACCCGCTGGGCCGGCGCATCGAAAAAACCGAACACGACAACCACGGTTACCCGCTGGGCGAAACCCGTTTCACCTGGGACGGCCTGCGCCTGTTGCAGGAACACCGCCACCAGCAAACCAGCCTCTACCTCTACGAAGACGACGGCTACGAACCCCTGGCCCGCGTCGATGGAAGCGGCCCGCTGCAAAAGATCCGCTACTACCACAACGACCTCAACGGCCTGCCGGAACAACTCACCGAAGCCGACGGGCACAACGTTTGGCAGGCCACGTATCGGGTTTGGGGCAACACGCTGGAAGAGGTGCGCGAGCCGTATTACATCGAAGAGCAGAATTTGCGGTTCCAGGGGCAGTACCTGGACCGGGAAACCGGGCTGCATTTCAATACGTTCAGGTTTTATGATCCGGATGTCGGGCGGTTTACTACGCCGGATCCGATTGGGTTGGCGGGGGGAATTAATTTCTATGCTTATGCGCCGAATCCCGCAGGGTATGCCGACCCACTAGGACTGAGCTGTACCTCGGCCAAAGGCTTTGCCAGAAAAAATACGATAACCCAGCGATGGACTGGAAAACTAACCGGGAAAAAACCTGCTGACGTCGACGGCTACCTGACATCGCGAGGATGGACCAAAACCTATCCACAAGCCGGCAGACCGGATGCGATTCAGCACGTCCAGTATGTGCGCAGTACAAAATCCGGGGCCACCTACAAGCTTGACTACCATCCAGGCGGCAGCCCTACCCAACCCAACATTCATGGCAATGATTACTGGAAGGTCTATAAAGTCAATAAATCCGGTGAAGATGTTGTATTCGGTAGGATTGGACATGGTGACTTTAAAAATTATGACCTTATAAAAGACTCACCCGTCTACGTAAACGGCACGCTAATGAACGGTGGAATTTAA